TTATTATGATGGTCGGGTTACAAGGTGCAGGTAAAACGACTACCACAGGTAAATTAGCAAGTTTACTGCGAAAAAAGTATAATAAAAAGCCACTTCTTGTAGCTGCAGATATTTATCGTCCAGCAGCTGTGCAACAACTTGAAACGTTAGGTAAACAGTTGTCTTTACCTGTATTTTCTTTAGGAACTGATATTTCACCTGTAGAAATTGTAAAACAAGCAATAGAGCATGCAAAAGAAGCGCATAATGATGTCGTCATCATTGATACGGCGGGGCGTCTTCATATTGATGAAATACTGATGCAAGAGTTAAAAGATATTCGTGCTATCAAAGAACCAGATGAAGTATTTTTAGTCGTGGATGCTATGACAGGGCAAGATGCGGTCAATGTAGCGAATAATTTTAATGAAACAATTGGCATTACAGGTGTCGTATTAACGAAGCTTGATGGTGATACCCGAGGTGGGGCAGCTCTATCAATCCGTTCAGTTACGCAAAAGCCTATTAAGTTTGTTGGTATGGGAGAAAAAATGGATGCTTTAGAACCTTTCCATCCAGAACGAATGGCATCTCGTATTTTAGGTATGGGAGATATGATGTCGCTTATAGAGAAAGCACAAGCGAATGTTGATGAAGAGAAAGCGAAGGAACTAGAAGAAAAATTCCGTACGCAATCTTTTACATTTGATGACTTTTTAGAGCAAATTAGTCAAGTTAAAAAAATGGGTCCATTGGATGAAATTTTAAAAATGCTTCCAGGAGCAGGTAAAATTAAAGGTTTGGAAAATGCGAAAGTCGATGAAAAACAAATGGATCGCGTAGAAGCCATTATTTATTCCATGACAACGCAAGAAAAAACTACACC
The nucleotide sequence above comes from Psychrobacillus glaciei. Encoded proteins:
- the ffh gene encoding signal recognition particle protein — its product is MAFEGLAERLQGTLQKIKGKGKISEADVKEMMRDVRYALLEADVNLKVVKEFVKNVSERAVGQDVMKSLTPGQQVIKIVKDELTKLMGGEQSQISFSTRPPTVIMMVGLQGAGKTTTTGKLASLLRKKYNKKPLLVAADIYRPAAVQQLETLGKQLSLPVFSLGTDISPVEIVKQAIEHAKEAHNDVVIIDTAGRLHIDEILMQELKDIRAIKEPDEVFLVVDAMTGQDAVNVANNFNETIGITGVVLTKLDGDTRGGAALSIRSVTQKPIKFVGMGEKMDALEPFHPERMASRILGMGDMMSLIEKAQANVDEEKAKELEEKFRTQSFTFDDFLEQISQVKKMGPLDEILKMLPGAGKIKGLENAKVDEKQMDRVEAIIYSMTTQEKTTPDIINGPRKKRIAKGSGTTIQDINRLLKQFEDMKKMMKQMTNMQSKGKKKMKMPGLDSLFK